In Oryza sativa Japonica Group chromosome 3, ASM3414082v1, one DNA window encodes the following:
- the LOC4332141 gene encoding leucine-rich repeat receptor-like serine/threonine-protein kinase BAM1, whose protein sequence is MALAGSMAAAAATSTLLLLLLLLLLATATHGAAADTVSSPASPEAAALLNLSAALGDPSGYLSTHWTHDTAFCSWPRLSCDADGSRVLSLDLSGLNLSGPIPAAALSSLSHLQSLNLSNNILNSTFPEGLIASLKNLRVLDFYNNNLTGALPAALPNLTNLVHLHLGGNFFFGSIPRSYGQWSRIKYLALSGNELTGEIPPELGNLTTLRELYLGYFNSFTGGIPPELGRLKELVRLDMANCGISGVVPPEVANLTSLDTLFLQINALSGRLPPEIGAMGALKSLDLSNNLFVGEIPASFASLKNLTLLNLFRNRLAGEIPEFVGDLPNLEVLQLWENNFTGGVPAQLGVAATRLRIVDVSTNRLTGVLPTELCAGKRLETFIALGNSLFGSIPDGLAGCPSLTRLRLGENYLNGTIPAKMFTLQNLTQIELHDNLLSGELRLDAGVVSPSIGELSLYNNRLSGPVPVGIGGLVGLQKLLVAGNRLSGELPREIGKLQQLSKADLSGNLISGEIPPAIAGCRLLTFLDLSGNRLSGRIPPALAGLRILNYLNLSHNALDGEIPPAIAGMQSLTAVDFSDNNLSGEVPATGQFAYFNATSFAGNPGLCGAFLSPCRSHGVATTSTFGSLSSASKLLLVLGLLALSIVFAGAAVLKARSLKRSAEARAWRLTAFQRLDFAVDDVLDCLKEENVIGKGGSGIVYKGAMPGGAVVAVKRLPAMGRSGAAHDDYGFSAEIQTLGRIRHRHIVRLLGFAANRETNLLVYEYMPNGSLGEVLHGKKGGHLQWATRYKIAVEAAKGLCYLHHDCSPPILHRDVKSNNILLDAEFEAHVADFGLAKFLRGNAGGSECMSAIAGSYGYIAPEYAYTLKVDEKSDVYSFGVVLLELIAGRKPVGEFGDGVDIVHWVRMVTGSSKEGVTKIADPRLSTVPLHELTHVFYVAMLCVAEQSVERPTMREVVQILTDLPGTAAATAMDAPSHGSGKEQDRSAEMQQQDGSRESPPQQDLLSI, encoded by the exons ATGGCACTGGCTGgctccatggccgccgccgccgccacctccacccttctcctcctcctcctcctcctcctcctcgccaccgccacccatGGCGCCGCGGCCGACACAGTCTCGTCCCCCGCCTCCCCTGAAGCGGCCGCACTCCTCAACCTCTCCGCCGCGCTCGGTGATCCCTCGGGCTACCTCTCCACGCACTGGACGCACGACACCGCGTTCTGCTCGTGGCCGCGCCTCTCCTGCGACGCCGACGGCTCCCGCGTCCTCTCGCTCGACCTCTCCGGCCTCAACCTCTCCGGCCCGATCCCCGCCGCGGCGCTCTCCTCCCTCTCGCACCTCCAGTCACTCAACCTCTCCAACAACATCCTCAACTCCACCTTCCCGGAGGGCCTCATCGCCAGCCTCAAGAACCTTCGCGTTCTCGATTTCTACAACAACAACCTCACCGGCGCTCTCCCGGCCGCGCTCCCCAACCTCACCAACCTTGTTCACCTCCACCTCGGCGGCAATTTCTTCTTCGGCAGCATCCCCAGGTCGTACGGGCAGTGGAGCCGGATCAAGTACCTGGCTCTCTCCGGCAATGAGCTCACCGGGGAGATACCGCCGGAGCTCGGCAACCTGACGACGCTCAGGGAACTGTACCTCGGCTACTTCAACAGCTTCACCGGCGGGATACCGCCGGAGCTCGGGAGGCTGAAGGAGCTCGTGCGGCTCGACATGGCGAACTGCGGGATCTCCGGTGTGGTCCCGCCGGAGGTGGCGAACCTGACGTCGCTCGACACTCTGTTTCTTCAGATCAACGCTCTCTCCGGGCGGCTGCCGCCGGAGATTGGCGCAATGGGGGCGCTGAAATCGCTCGACCTGTCGAACAACCTGTTCGTCGGGGAGATCCCCGCGAGCTTCGCGTCGCTCAAGAACCTGACGCTGCTGAACCTCTTCCGGAATCGCCTCGCCGGCGAGATTCCCGAGTTTGTCGGCGACCTGCCGAACCTCGAGGTGCTGCAGCTGTGGGAGAACAACTTCACCGGTGGAGTGCCGGCTCAGCTCGGCGTGGCAGCCACCAGGCTGAGGATCGTCGATGTGAGCACGAACAGGCTAACCGGCGTTCTACCAACAGAGCTCTGCGCCGGCAAGCGGCTGGAGACGTTCATTGCGCTGGGGAACTCACTGTTCGGCAGCATTCCCGACGGGCTCGCCGGGTGCCCGTCGTTGACGAGGCTTCGTCTTGGAGAGAATTATCTGAACGGGACGATACCGGCGAAGATGTTTACATTGCAGAACCTGACGCAGATCGAGCTGCACGATAATTtgctctccggcgagctccggctggACGCCGGCGTGGTGTCACCATCAATAGGAGAGCTGAGCTTGTATAACAATCGGTTGTCCGGTCCGGTGCCGGTGGGGATCGGTGGTCTCGTCGGGCTGCAGAAGTTGCTGGTCGCCGGGAACCGGTTGTCCGGCGAACTCCCTCGTGAGATTGGGAAGCTGCAACAGCTTTCAAAGGCGGACTTATCTGGGAACCTGATCTCCGGGGAGATACCTCCGGCGATCGCCGGATGCCGGCTGCTCACCTTCCTCGACCTCTCTGGCAACAGGCTCTCCGGCAGAATCCCGCCGGCGCTCGCCGGGCTACGAATCCTCAACTATCTCAATCTGTCCCACAACGCGCTCGACGGGGAGATTCCACCTGCTATCGCCGGAATGCAGAGCCTAACAGCCGTCGACTTCTCCGACAACAATCTCTCCGGCGAGGTCCCGGCGACCGGCCAGTTCGCCTACTTCAACGCCACGTCGTTCGCCGGTAACCCAGGCCTCTGCGGCGCCTTCCTCTCCCCGTGCCGCTCCCACGGCGTCGCCACGACGTCGACCTTCGGCTCCCTCTCGTCGGCGTCGAAGCTGCTCCTCGTGCTCGGCCTCCTCGCGCTGTCCATCGTgttcgccggcgcggcggtgctGAAGGCGCGGTCGCTGAAGCGGTCCGCCGAGGCGCGCGCGTGGCGGCTCACGGCGTTCCAGCGCCTCGACTTCGCCGTGGACGACGTGCTGGACTGCCTCAAGGAGGAGAACGTGATCGGCAAGGGCGGGTCAGGGATCGTGTACAAGGGCGCGATgcccggcggcgcggtggtggccgtGAAGCGGCTCCCGGCCATGGGGCGCTCCGGCGCGGCGCACGACGACTACGGCTTCTCGGCGGAGATACAGACGCTGGGGCGCATCCGGCACCGACACATCGTGCGCCTGCTCGGGTTCGCCGCCAACCGGGAGACGAACCTGCTGGTGTACGAGTACATGCCGAACGGCAGCCTCGGCGAGGTGCTCCACGGCAAGAAGGGCGGCCACCTGCAGTGGGCGACGCGGTACAAGATCGCCGTGGAGGCCGCCAAGGGCCTCTGCTACCTGCACCACGACTGCTCGCCGCCGATCCTGCACCGCGACGTCAAGTCCAacaacatcctcctcgacgccgAGTTCGAGGCGCACGTCGCCGACTTCGGCCTCGCCAAGTTCCTCCGCGGCAATGCCGGTGGCTCCGAGTGCATGTCCGCGATCGCCGGCTCCTACGGCTACATTGCTCCCG AGTACGCCTACACGCTCAAGGTGGACGAGAAgagcgacgtgtacagcttcggggTAGTGCTACTGGAGCTCATCGCTGGGCGGAAGCCGGTGGGAGAgttcggcgacggcgtggacATCGTGCACTGGGTGCGGATGGTGACCGGGTCGAGCAAGGAGGGCGTCACGAAGATCGCCGACCCACGGCTCTCGACGGTGCCCCTCCACGAGCTGACGCACGTCTTCTACGTCGCCATGCTGTGCGTCGCCGAGCAGAGCGTCGAGCGGCCGACGATGCGGGAGGTCGTGCAGATCTTGACCGACCTGCCcggtacggcggcggcgacggccatggACGCGCCGTCGCACGGGTCGGGGAAAGAGCAAGACCGGAGCGCGGAGATGCAGCAGCAGGACGGGTCACGCGAGTCCCCGCCACAGCAGGATCTCCTTAGCATCTAG